Proteins from a single region of Neosynechococcus sphagnicola sy1:
- a CDS encoding hydantoinase/oxoprolinase family protein: MVGAVQTSAIAGIRYIISFDMGGTSTDVAHYRAPSLGQVGVPDYERVFQTELAGVRLRTPMMDIHTVAAGGGSILHFDGARYQVGPDSAGANPGPACYRRGGSADRDGL; encoded by the coding sequence ATGGTCGGCGCGGTGCAAACCAGTGCGATCGCGGGAATCCGTTACATTATTAGCTTTGACATGGGGGGCACGTCTACGGATGTGGCTCATTACCGTGCGCCTTCCCTCGGGCAGGTAGGAGTGCCTGACTATGAGCGTGTCTTCCAAACGGAACTGGCGGGGGTACGGCTGCGAACCCCGATGATGGACATTCACACTGTGGCGGCGGGGGGAGGGTCGATTCTCCACTTTGATGGGGCGCGGTACCAGGTGGGCCCCGATTCTGCGGGGGCAAATCCAGGGCCTGCGTGCTATCGGCGGGGGGGGTCCGCTGACCGTGACGGACTGTAA
- a CDS encoding PAM68 family protein, which yields MSVEPQPERLPFEPTRNRQKSSKSVSPAVQQKHQQEAATTALISGIPPIVSQRMARRMVVFCGVPTTLGMLTFIGSYVVVSQGWFKLPPIAVLLVSLGFFGLGVVGLTYGVLSASWDEVQSGTYLGWEDFKTNWGRTVASWRSNNPSDPG from the coding sequence ATGTCTGTTGAACCCCAACCCGAGCGGTTACCGTTTGAACCCACCCGTAACCGTCAAAAAAGCTCAAAGTCCGTTTCCCCAGCAGTCCAGCAGAAGCACCAACAGGAAGCTGCCACAACCGCATTGATCAGTGGAATTCCCCCCATTGTCAGTCAACGTATGGCAAGACGTATGGTTGTCTTTTGCGGGGTTCCCACCACCCTAGGGATGCTGACGTTTATTGGCAGCTATGTGGTCGTCAGCCAGGGCTGGTTTAAGTTGCCTCCCATTGCAGTGTTGCTGGTAAGCCTCGGGTTCTTTGGTCTGGGAGTCGTGGGTTTAACCTATGGGGTGCTCTCAGCTTCCTGGGATGAAGTGCAATCGGGGACTTATCTAGGTTGGGAAGACTTTAAGACCAATTGGGGGCGAACAGTGGCCTCTTGGCGCAGCAACAACCCCTCCGATCCGGGATAG
- a CDS encoding alpha/beta fold hydrolase, which produces MKEDFERFRAAGAQLVKFRPRWLSSLPLLDLVFARANVAHPLNRSWGQQRLEDFVNAQSEAALGTLLDSTTEAEVHQLPHLVTQLPQPVYFITGLQDAVMEPKYVRHLASFHQLFRGNGGNVLEIADCGHLSMVEQPDQVAHHIRQILPMPKVGV; this is translated from the coding sequence TTGAAAGAAGACTTCGAGCGGTTTCGGGCAGCAGGAGCTCAACTGGTGAAGTTCCGCCCCCGCTGGTTGTCCAGTCTGCCACTGCTGGATCTGGTATTTGCCAGGGCAAATGTGGCACATCCCCTCAATCGTTCCTGGGGTCAGCAACGCCTAGAGGACTTTGTGAACGCTCAATCGGAGGCGGCACTGGGTACCTTACTAGACTCGACAACGGAAGCAGAAGTGCATCAACTCCCCCACCTAGTTACCCAACTCCCCCAGCCGGTTTATTTCATTACCGGGCTACAGGATGCGGTGATGGAACCCAAGTATGTGCGTCACCTCGCCAGTTTTCATCAGCTGTTTCGTGGCAACGGTGGTAATGTCCTGGAAATTGCCGACTGTGGTCATCTCTCAATGGTGGAGCAACCCGATCAGGTGGCGCACCATATTCGTCAGATCCTGCCAATGCCGAAGGTTGGGGTTTGA
- the rpsO gene encoding 30S ribosomal protein S15, translating to MTLLQQRKQEIIDAYQVHETDTGSADVQVAMLTERINKLSEHLKTNKKDHASRRGLLRMIGLRKRLLAYIQKQDQDRYRTLIGRLGIRG from the coding sequence ATGACTCTGCTGCAACAGCGCAAACAAGAAATTATTGATGCCTATCAGGTTCATGAGACCGACACTGGTTCGGCGGATGTCCAAGTTGCCATGCTCACTGAGCGCATCAATAAGCTGAGTGAACATTTGAAGACGAACAAGAAAGATCACGCTTCACGCCGGGGACTGTTGAGAATGATTGGTCTTCGCAAACGTCTCTTGGCCTACATCCAAAAGCAGGATCAAGACCGCTATCGGACGTTGATCGGTCGCCTGGGAATTCGCGGTTAG
- a CDS encoding GNAT family N-acetyltransferase translates to MVTDRVEICLRPAEAEDLSQIVHLDRLAFAPLKSNAEVEQEWYAHGINPEGRQQFIAVDQRTGLGVGTYTELQLSVFLEGQELPAKGFAGVAVALERRGQGVGRWMLEQSLRDLQQQQIPLAILYPFQHGFYRQLGWAWVGRVHQYTVASHHLPSYPERCHIAAYDPTQHQIALTNAYHHAACQHNGWLRRQDWQWRSRLKPCPGREIYCYLEGGQILGYVILQYTLLDTLSQPALSLVIQEWVALNGDAYRGILGFLSTLKDQVSTLVWNTYPEDSFPYLLREQRCDPGLRQTVEFFGLTHRFGEIGAGFMWRLIDVATAFRLRPVRPGDSFLLTFEITDPVLGDQTLTANFATGRMHPVSQRSPGVLKTSIAHLTEMYCGLRRASELVWTKEVEWTGDPSLLTKLDTAWEATPPFCWDAF, encoded by the coding sequence ATGGTCACCGATCGCGTTGAAATTTGCCTCCGGCCTGCTGAGGCTGAGGATTTGTCCCAAATTGTTCACTTAGATCGGTTAGCCTTTGCTCCCCTCAAATCGAATGCAGAGGTGGAACAGGAATGGTATGCCCATGGAATTAACCCGGAAGGGCGGCAGCAGTTTATTGCTGTGGATCAGCGGACGGGCTTAGGGGTTGGTACGTATACTGAGTTGCAGCTGAGTGTGTTCCTTGAAGGTCAGGAATTACCAGCCAAGGGATTTGCAGGTGTCGCCGTGGCTCTGGAACGACGGGGACAGGGAGTGGGGCGGTGGATGCTGGAGCAATCCTTGCGGGATTTGCAGCAGCAGCAAATTCCCCTAGCCATCCTCTATCCGTTTCAGCACGGTTTCTATCGTCAGTTAGGGTGGGCTTGGGTGGGGCGGGTGCATCAATACACGGTTGCCAGCCACCATTTACCCTCCTATCCAGAGCGCTGCCATATCGCCGCCTATGACCCGACTCAGCATCAGATTGCACTTACCAATGCCTATCACCACGCCGCTTGCCAGCATAATGGGTGGCTCCGACGCCAGGACTGGCAGTGGCGATCGCGCCTCAAGCCCTGTCCCGGACGGGAAATATACTGTTACCTGGAGGGTGGGCAGATTCTCGGATATGTGATTTTGCAGTATACCCTCCTCGACACCCTCTCCCAGCCAGCACTGTCCTTGGTGATTCAGGAATGGGTTGCCCTCAATGGGGATGCCTACCGGGGGATCTTAGGTTTTCTCTCGACCTTGAAGGATCAAGTCTCTACCCTTGTCTGGAATACTTACCCGGAGGATTCCTTCCCCTATCTGTTGCGGGAGCAGCGTTGTGATCCAGGGCTGCGACAGACAGTTGAGTTTTTTGGGTTGACTCACCGCTTTGGTGAAATTGGAGCTGGCTTTATGTGGCGATTGATCGATGTGGCAACAGCGTTTCGCCTGCGTCCAGTGCGGCCAGGTGATTCCTTTCTGCTGACCTTTGAAATCACCGATCCGGTGCTGGGGGATCAGACCCTCACCGCTAACTTTGCCACCGGACGAATGCATCCTGTGAGCCAGAGATCCCCAGGGGTACTCAAAACCTCGATTGCCCATCTGACCGAGATGTACTGTGGTCTGCGGCGAGCCTCGGAACTGGTTTGGACAAAGGAAGTGGAATGGACGGGCGACCCCAGCCTGTTAACCAAGCTTGATACAGCCTGGGAAGCAACGCCACCCTTTTGCTGGGATGCTTTTTAG
- a CDS encoding alpha/beta fold hydrolase, producing MANLTLRGVPHTYDLTAPTGFPHVLVFIHGWMLSRAYWQPLIQQLAPDYQCLSYDLRGFGQSQPGDSSLAFSGFQFAAIAEQPSSYRAHPNEVAMSAAPLDSDYSGSRGVDTGASPRPC from the coding sequence ATGGCTAATCTTACGCTTCGGGGTGTCCCCCACACCTACGATCTGACCGCTCCCACCGGGTTTCCCCACGTTCTCGTGTTCATTCATGGCTGGATGTTGAGTCGCGCCTACTGGCAGCCGCTGATTCAGCAATTGGCTCCCGATTATCAGTGCCTTTCCTATGATTTGCGGGGCTTTGGTCAGTCGCAACCGGGGGATTCGTCCTTGGCCTTCTCCGGATTCCAATTCGCTGCGATCGCGGAACAACCTTCATCCTATCGTGCCCATCCCAACGAAGTGGCTATGTCAGCAGCCCCCCTGGATTCAGACTACTCAGGCTCCAGGGGCGTTGATACGGGGGCCTCCCCACGCCCCTGCTAG
- the aroF gene encoding 3-deoxy-7-phosphoheptulonate synthase — translation MIVVFKGGAPEAEISRINRELRDDWGLVPEKIVGKHKVVIGLVGDTADLDPLQIQEISPWIEQVLRVEQPFKRTSREYRHGEASEVVVPTLAGAIHFGEHHPLVVVAGPCSVENEVMIVETARRVKAAGAQFLRGGAYKPRTSPYAFQGHGESALGLLAAAREATGLGIITEVMDTADLEKVAEVADVVQVGARNMQNFSLLKKVGAQDKPVLLKRGMAATIEEWLMAAEYILAAGNPNVILCERGIRTFDRQYARNTLDLSAIPVLRSLTHLPIMIDPSHGTGRAEYVPAMAMAAIAAGADSLMIEVHPNPAKALSDGPQSLTPERFDTLMQELAVIGKAVHRWPQTAVALT, via the coding sequence ATGATTGTGGTATTCAAAGGTGGGGCTCCTGAAGCCGAAATTTCACGAATCAATCGCGAACTCCGGGATGATTGGGGGTTGGTACCCGAAAAAATTGTTGGCAAGCACAAAGTTGTGATTGGCTTGGTCGGGGATACGGCGGACTTAGACCCCTTACAAATTCAGGAAATTAGCCCCTGGATTGAGCAGGTGTTACGAGTGGAACAGCCTTTCAAGCGCACCAGTCGGGAATATCGCCACGGTGAAGCCAGCGAAGTGGTGGTGCCAACCCTGGCTGGGGCGATTCACTTCGGTGAGCATCATCCCCTGGTGGTGGTTGCAGGTCCCTGCTCCGTTGAAAATGAAGTCATGATTGTGGAAACTGCCCGTCGGGTCAAGGCAGCGGGGGCTCAGTTTCTGCGTGGTGGCGCCTATAAACCCAGAACTTCACCCTACGCCTTCCAGGGACATGGGGAAAGTGCCCTGGGGTTACTAGCAGCCGCCCGCGAGGCGACGGGGCTGGGAATTATTACTGAAGTGATGGATACGGCGGATCTGGAAAAGGTGGCCGAGGTTGCGGATGTGGTGCAGGTGGGTGCCCGTAATATGCAAAATTTTTCCCTGCTCAAGAAGGTGGGGGCTCAGGATAAGCCAGTGCTGCTGAAACGGGGCATGGCGGCCACCATTGAGGAGTGGTTGATGGCAGCTGAGTACATTCTGGCGGCGGGCAATCCCAATGTGATTCTTTGTGAGCGGGGTATTCGCACCTTTGATCGTCAGTATGCCCGAAATACCTTGGATCTGTCTGCAATTCCAGTCCTGCGATCGCTCACCCATTTGCCAATTATGATTGATCCCAGCCATGGCACCGGACGGGCAGAGTATGTCCCGGCAATGGCCATGGCGGCGATCGCAGCGGGAGCCGATTCTTTGATGATTGAGGTTCACCCCAATCCTGCTAAAGCCCTGTCAGATGGCCCCCAATCCTTAACTCCCGAGCGGTTTGATACCTTAATGCAGGAGCTGGCTGTGATTGGAAAGGCTGTGCATCGCTGGCCCCAGACAGCAGTGGCTCTCACCTAA
- a CDS encoding hydantoinase/oxoprolinase family protein, producing MTLNRWQFWIDRGGTFTDIVARRPDGRLVVHKLLSDQPERYHDAPLQGIRDLLGLAAKTPFPADQIAVVKMGTTVATNALLERRGDRTLLLITQGFRDALRIGYQNRPQIFARQIILPEMLYEQVIEIPERYSAQGEELLPVQITADLVQALQAAYTDGIRACAIVLLHGYRYPDHEAQLADLVRGIGFTQISVSHQVSPVMKLISRGDTTVVDAYLSPILHRYVEQVSAELGPIPLMLMQSNGGLTAAAEFRGKDSILSGPAGGDGRRGANQCDRGNPLHY from the coding sequence ATGACCCTCAACCGCTGGCAATTTTGGATCGATCGGGGCGGCACCTTTACCGATATTGTGGCGCGGCGACCAGACGGGAGGTTGGTAGTGCATAAGTTGCTCTCCGATCAACCAGAGCGCTACCACGATGCACCCCTTCAGGGAATTCGGGATCTGTTGGGACTGGCAGCAAAGACCCCGTTCCCCGCCGATCAAATTGCCGTGGTCAAAATGGGAACCACCGTTGCCACCAACGCCCTGTTAGAGCGGCGGGGCGATCGCACCCTGTTGTTGATTACCCAGGGATTTCGAGATGCCCTGCGGATTGGCTACCAGAACCGTCCTCAGATCTTTGCGCGGCAAATCATCTTGCCAGAAATGCTCTATGAACAGGTGATTGAAATTCCTGAACGCTACAGTGCCCAGGGGGAAGAGCTTTTGCCCGTGCAAATCACCGCTGACTTGGTGCAGGCGCTTCAGGCTGCCTACACCGATGGCATTCGCGCCTGCGCCATTGTCTTGTTACATGGCTATCGCTACCCTGACCATGAAGCCCAACTGGCGGATCTGGTGCGGGGAATTGGGTTTACTCAGATCTCTGTCTCTCACCAAGTCAGTCCAGTGATGAAACTGATTAGCCGGGGAGACACCACGGTGGTGGATGCCTATCTATCGCCGATTTTGCACCGCTATGTGGAACAGGTGAGTGCTGAACTGGGGCCGATTCCACTTATGCTGATGCAGTCCAATGGCGGATTAACTGCTGCGGCAGAGTTCCGAGGCAAAGATAGCATTCTTTCGGGGCCAGCCGGGGGGGATGGTCGGCGCGGTGCAAACCAGTGCGATCGCGGGAATCCGTTACATTATTAG